DNA from Triticum aestivum cultivar Chinese Spring chromosome 7D, IWGSC CS RefSeq v2.1, whole genome shotgun sequence:
agcgtagtctggataggacacattcattaccatacacacataggttagacttctagggtttagccattacgatctcgtggtagatcaactcttgtaacactcatattcatcaagatcaatcaagcaggaagtagggtattacctccatcgagagggcccgaacccgggtaaacatcgtgtccccgtctcctgttaccatcgatcctagacgcagagttcgggacccccctacccgagatccgccggttttgacacctacagcgCCAGCGCGACGAGGACGCGGCGACGGCCCGTCATGGCCGCGCGCGGTGGGGCGGTGGCGCGCGCGGGGTTAGGTGGAGGCGGGGGGAGGTGGTTTAGCTGGGGGAAGTGGGGTGGTGAAGTGATGGAATGGGCAAAGGTGGCAGGGGGTCACATGGAGGGTTAACGCGAAACGAGAAGCTCGAGGCAGAGAGAGAAAGGGAGCATGTCGGACGGACTGGCGGTGGGCCCTCGTGGCCGCAGAGTCAAAACGATCACGTGCGCGTCGTGATGTTTGGTCCGTGCTAATTCTTTTGAATGTTTCATCCATGCAAATCGAATCAGTGGTAAAACTTGACATCCCCATGGTGGCAGCGATTTAGAGCATCGCCACCCCCCAACACGCCTCCCAAGGCATCTTTTTTGTTGTCGGTGAAAATAACGCCTAGCCGCGCCCGAGGAGCCAAAatttcgccggtttgggccgaaactggcgATGGCAGACCTAGGCTAAACCCAGCGCGCTGGGGGCTGACCGGGGGAGACGGGGGAAAGAAAAATGGCGCTAAAACTTTCCACGCCAAATTCCCACCCTGTGGGCCCGCCGAGTTAGCGACTAGGCTtcgtcctcctccttgtcctcatcccctcgcctcgtctcccgcgcgattcaatgccaaggctgccaccggtcagccttccattgatatACAGACGGCACTGTGATGGCGAGCCGCACGTCCCGCCCTTTGCCACCACTCATCCACACCGCTCCCGCCCTCTCGCCGCTATAAAAGCTGACCTCACCGCCACTCGCCGCACACTGCCATCTCTCTCGCCTTCTTTCTCACCCGCACAGCTCAAGCCCAATGTCGACCACCTTCCTCTCTCGCCCAAACAGCACTCGCCATGGCGGAGAGGTTCTCCGGTCACGGGGCGGCAGCAAACGACTTCGGTCGCCGCTGCCACATGAGTGGGAGGCGTGCCTGCTGCAGGAGGCCAACTACCCGACGCCGCCCGACATGCGCGTGCCCGGTGCATGGCGGCTGAGCGCAGGCGGCGTCCCTGTGCCTTCGTCGCCCTTCGGCGCGGAACGCGTCGCCAAGATCGCAGCAAACCGGGCGAACATGTCGGAGCAGGCGCGCCAGCAGCCGAAGTACGCGGCGGACAACCACGCGCTCTAGTCCGCGTACTTCGAGCGGCACCGCACCGAGCAGCTGGCATCCACCAACAGTGCCCCGGCGTCGGGGGCCGCCACAACGCGGAGGGCCGCCGTCAATGGTGGGGCGCGCCGGGACGGAGTCTCTCCGCTGTGCTCGCGCACATCGAGGGCGCTTATGAGCCGCCGCTCGAGTACCCGATGCCCTCCTTCTCTCGCGgtcggggaagctcctggacgccgaggcgcatggacaCGCCTTCCTTGTCGTCCTCGGGCTCCCGCTCCTCTGGGTCGGCGCCGGCAGGACTCCTCCCCGTCAAGCTCGAGCCGCATGAGACGTCGCTCGGTCGGCGCACCAGCGGCGGCATCTTTATCaacaagggtggccgcgccccttcccctccCCGCGGCCATTCCTGCCTTGTCAAGCCAAAGCAGGAGCCGGCAGTGCTCCTCCCTGTGAAgaaggagcacgaggccatggccgCCGACCTCGTGAGCGGCCTCTTATGGTCGTGGCAGGACTACGTCGCGCaggagatggagcgccagcgccgcgcTCTGGAAGAGATCACGGCGCGGCACCACGGCCACGACGAGGGCGGCGTTGTTGTGCTCtccgacagcgacgacgaggtcgCTGCGCCAAGCCAGCGGAGGCGACCTAGAGCAGGGTTGCAGCAAGGACGCCCCAAAGGACGGGCCGCCGAGCGACGGCGACGAAGACGGCGACGATGACTACACCACCTTCTACAAACTCCTCGGCATGAACTAGGAGTAGTTTTTTTTATGTCTTTTATCTATGTAAAAATTTGCCAAATATCAATGAAAAACGCCTATATTTCATCCAAATTTACCGAATTTCGCCGAATTTGGGCTTTTAAAAAAGATCGCCCATGCCGGTGCGGTCGCGGCTGGGAATCATTCACCCCGCCCCACGCTCAAATTATCGCCGACGCCCTCAAGAGACGCTTTTTTCCACCTAAAAGCGTccttggggggccgaacggctTGAGATGCTCTCAACAGCCCACTTGTACCATCCTCTTTCCTCATGTGTGCAGCCACCAAATGGCCTCGCTGCAAATTCATTTGAATGCATAATGGCTCGTAAATTCCGTGGCTTTCTGTGTTGTGACTTGTCAGTTCTGCCTCCACAATTATCTTGTCGGCAGGGTCAAACTGCCAGTGTTCGGTCAAACCTTCTTACATGGGGTCGGGATAAAAAGTCATATAGAATAATGCAGGCCGGTCACCATCGCATTCCAAGCAATATGTTATATTGAGTTCTGGGTGCTCTGGTCATGGGGTGGGGATAGTATAGGAAGAACCAAGCTAGATATCGATCTACCGATCGTCGATCGGTATGCATGCGAAGCTATAGTTAGTTAGTTCGGCCAACTCGGCCGTCAATATGTTGGAGACGATCCTCATCGCGGTGAAAGCCATCGAGACGGCGGTGGTATTCGTCGCCAGATCGGGGAGGACGGCGAGCGAGATCAAGATCAAGTGCCAGAACCTCTCCGACCGTGTGAAAACCCTGGAAACAATCTTGTCCCACTACCGGAGGGCCAACCGCGACGGGCCGGCCATGGCCACCGCGCTGGATAGCCTCGGCGTTGCCCTCAGCGACGCGCTCAGGCTCGTCGAGTCCCACAAGAGCGCCGCCGTCGGCGATTTGTTTCCCAAATTCCGCAAGAGGGACCTCGACGAGCTCGTACACGCCGACCAGAAGATCGAAAGCTGCATCAGGGACCTCGAGCTCGCCCGCGAAGCTGATGGCCATCTTGCGAGAGCCGTGGCCCCAGCACCGCAGCGCATCACCATAAACAACTGCATCAACGTGATGGTCCTGGTCCAGTTCAATCGACTAGGAGGAGGAGCCCCAAGTAGCTCTGCTCCCTCCTCACTGCCAAGTCTTCCTCCTCTTAGGAAGGCGGCCGTGGTGCCACCCGCAGAGGCGAGGAGAACCCACAGGGAGCAGAAGAACCACCCAGTGCAGCCAACCACGGAGACGACAAGAGAAACCCACAGAGAGCACAAGAACCACCCAGTGCGGCCACCCACGGAGACGACAAAAGAAACCCACAGAGAGCACAGGAACCACCCAGTGCGGCCACCCACGGAGACAAGAGAAACCTACAGAGAGCACAAGAACCACCCAGTGCGGCCACCCATGGAGACGACAAGACAAACCCACAGAGAGCACAGGAACCACCCAGTGCGGGCAAGCCGCGACCTTCCCGATTCATCCCCGCAACGGCAACACCGTCCTCTTCGGGAGATGGTCGACGGTGGAACCTCGCATCACAACAACCCTGGAAGCACTCAAGCAACTGTAGCACGGGTACCACGTGCGCAATACCGTGGTGTACCGGCGCGCGCCGTCGATCGGCCGCCTCCCCGCGAATCCCCTCCCCGCTGGTAAGATCTCTCTTAAGGCCCTCTTTGATTAGTAGGATTTTCAAAACACCGGAATAGGAAAAACGTGGGATTAATTAGAGTGGCATGTCATCTTGAATCatacaggattgtatgagtgtttgattgtgcataggaaAAGCGTAGGATTCTTTTAAAGAGGTTTGAGCGGATGAAAAAATTTCTATGAAATCTAGCGCAAATGAATCCtatgaaaaaattcctatgcttTACAATCTTACGAATCAAACAACCCACATAGGAAAAGTTCGTAAGGATTAGAATCcttcaaaattcctttgagaatcctttgaatcaaagaagccctaaaTAGGCACGCATATCCGAAGTGTACACAACAGAGTAGTCTAATGTAGAATTGGAAGGATTTAGGTAGACACTTTGAATAAGTGGAATGAAATTCAGGAGTGTTGTGCTGACATTGAATTGAAAGATGAGAAGGATACTTTAATTTGGTCACTCATTGTTGAtggaaaatattctgttaaatctTCCTATAATCAATTGGTGATCAAGTcgtttcaatttttctttcaaaattCTATGGAAAGTAAAAATTCCTCCAAAAATTAAAGTTTTCTTATGGCTTGCTGTTAGGAACAATGTGCTTACTAATGACAATTTGAATAAAAGAGGTTGGAATGGAGATCCTAAATGTGTTGTCTGTGGAGCTAATGAGACAACTGATCATTTGTTCATGCGTTGGTTTGTATCTAAATTTCTTTGGAGTGTTTTGCAATGTAGTTTTGGTATAAACTCTGCACCCATTGATGTTAAAAGCCTTTTCACTACTTGGTTATCTCCTTTTGATAAGGGTAGACATAGGCAATTATGTGTGGGTATATATGGATTGATGTGGTCTATTTAGACTTGCATAAATGATATTTGCTTTGATCACCTGGTCCTTTTGGGGTTATGTATGAACTCTGGTACTTGATTGATGCTTGGTCTATTCTACAGATAAGCAGGGAAAAGTCAAAGGGAACTGAAGTGGGGGCAAGACTTCTAGAGCGGGTGGAAAGTGAGATCTACAGGGTGTCGAGAGGATGGAATCCTAGCATATTGCGCATAACAGGTTGCTGAAGATGACGTCCTCTGTGACTATTGATGTTTCTCTCGCCCTGATAGCCCTCTTTGGAGTAGTTCGGTTATTTGCCCAGTTTAtgttatttactttatcttttgcaTGGCGAGCATCGTTTATGTCAACTTTGTAATATGCACCTATTTTTGACACTCTCTAGTTTACCTTTATGGGTGTAGTAGCAGTTGGTTCTAGAGTGTAGTTTAGTGTTTCGGAGGTCCGTCTCCTTCACCATGCTAGCTCTGCTGATGGGGTGAGTTTGATGTTTGTAAGGACTACTATGGTTTTCATAATGAAAATCAGGCGGAAACCGTATGCATGTTGCCTACTTTTGGGGTCTTCCGTTTGCATGTTGCCTGCTTTTTTTAGTCACCTTTTGATCATCTGTGGGATTACAATCCAAAATCTGGTTTTATCCCAAGTTAAGAAGAAGTGACTGAAAAAAGGCTCACAACTCGATTTTCAGTTACAATGTTAAATGCCCAAGTAGAGAAACATACCAGCTCATAAACACCATGACCTTTTATTGCCTGTTAGGTTCCGAGATTAGACAGATTTCCACGGAAAAATAGCTCCGAAACATTTCCTAGGGTTTCGAGTAGCAAGGTGGCACATGGGCATTTTTTTCTGATCACTCGCGGTGTGACCCTAATTCCTCCATTTACCTGCTTGTTCTCCTTAATACGCTTTGGTTACTGAGCTTGGGGTGATAGGGGAGGGGGGCATGTGTCCTTTCCCACCCTTGGTACACACAGGAGGATGATGGTCAGCAAGAGCACATGGCGATGTATCACTTTCGTGATAAGTAAGCTTTGTTGATCGCGCATGGAGAAAAAAGGATGGCACTACTATCCCCGCACATGTATCGTCACTTACACAACTACACTCACACCCAAACTGGATGTTTAGAAATAGTTTGCTAAAGTCAGTTGCTAGGGGAAATGGTAGAAGGCGAGAATTAAACTAAGTACTAGAACAAAcgaaaaataaatactaaactagCAAAGAAAATAAACTATGAGAGTTAATGTGATGTTTAGATGAGAACGTTGGCATCTAGGTACGGCCTCGTTCGGCTTCGGTGCTGACTGGAGTTAAGCTTTTCAGCTACTAGCACATACAGatgatgacgatgacatgtacctagggtacggtcatgggcctgacctagacaccctacccaaggacactgccccgGAGTCAAAGGCATTCACAGCACAAGAAGAGAAACCGACTGAGTTCATCAAAGGGTGCGATCCACTCGACCTTcaacctcactcggataccccaattccattcgaccaataTGAAGTCACTCGacgatacaagaaaccactcggagtacagaagacctaaggtcactcaggatggcaacggtcaggcgttcactctgtagtattaaagatcatttatatctctttattactggtgttatcagtaacgccctgtcttaatgtacattgaaccccttgtaatgtgcgttggctggggtcctggcgcattctatataagccaccccctccactggcacaagggttcgcaccccctgtaacttcacgcataatccagtcgaccaagcctccgggcaccgagacgtagtgttcttacttcctccgagaagggcctgaactcgtaaatcttgcgtgcacaatctcaccatagctaggatcttgcctcctcctacataccccctattctactgtcagacttactcccacgacagaTGATTCAGTACCTTGCATTATAGGATATACCTGCAAACTACAGATGGCGGGTAGTCCCTCACATAACATTGTCTCTCAAGCGGCGCCATGTTAAGGCAACTTAATCGTCCCACTTCCCATTCCATACCAGCGGCGGTGACGGGAAGACATTAAGATCTCAAAAAACCAAACTGAAGGCAATAAGTTCTATGGACAACGTACTAGAATGATTGTTCTCGCCTCAAAATATCAATGGATGTCACCCGGAGGTCTCTCGGTTTGCACAGCTATCTATCAACTTCATGAGTGGCCTTGGGAGTTGAATGTCTCCAACTACACTGATGGATCAGACGTGTCCAATCACTAAATTACCGCAAGGATAAGTAATCAACATGAATAAAGACACACATAATATATGACTCATATTAAATAACTGCTTACTAGCACATCGACCTGTAGCCAACAATCACTCAAATAGCATCACATATAAAAGGGGTTCAAGAGTTGTCACAACCCATCACGAAGATGGGGAGGCAAAAACAAGTGGTGTAGATGGGCGGAATGGTGGCGATGGCATGGCAGCTGTGGCGACTACCCATGGTCGTGCCCCGGTGAGGGAGTCTCTCATAGTGATTTACGAACTTATGCCTACAAGTAATTGTAGACTCAAAGCAAACTAAGTGTCGAGAACTTGGAAACAAGTGTCATCATCGAGGCGTTGTCCAATAACTCGGCCTAGCTGGCCACCCCATGATGAACACGTATGGTTCTTAGGCGACATTGATCACGTACTCATTGTGAGCTTAGAGGTAGTACCTTCCTCGCTATCCCATGAGTTAGGCTTGATTTGTCCTCAACGGAAACCGACTCGAGGAGTCCAAGATGGATGTGGTTCGTGATTGAGCTTTTGTAATGTGAATATGATGCATGCCCAAGGCAATGCCCAGCATGATGATTTAATATTGCTGCCAACATTAGTGAGATTAGTACTGTTGTTCTCGCTAACTCAAATAAAAAGTAGTGTTTGTTATCCATTTGAAGAACTTTTGTGATATGGGCATTATTAATGAGTACAAGAAGATCATGTTGAAGCTTCTCGCTAGCTTCTTACCTCGGAGATGTTTCCTTCGTATGGGGATGGCATTGAGTTATCTATGTCCTTCATCCCTCATGATGCTATTGAGCATAACTTTGATTACTCTATAGGTTATCTTGCATCCATCTATGTTTACAGATTTCCCATGAAACACTGGAAAGAGCTCACCTTATCTAAGTTAGTTACTCCCTTCGAATCACTGGTTGTTGATCCAATATGTTTCCAT
Protein-coding regions in this window:
- the LOC123168151 gene encoding uncharacterized protein; this encodes MLETILIAVKAIETAVVFVARSGRTASEIKIKCQNLSDRVKTLETILSHYRRANRDGPAMATALDSLGVALSDALRLVESHKSAAVGDLFPKFRKRDLDELVHADQKIESCIRDLELAREADGHLARAVAPAPQRITINNCINVMVLVQFNRLGGGAPSSSAPSSLPSLPPLRKAAVVPPAEARRTHREQKNHPVQPTTETTRETHREHKNHPVRPPTETTKETHREHRNHPVRPPTETRETYREHKNHPVRPPMETTRQTHREHRNHPVRASRDLPDSSPQRQHRPLREMVDGGTSHHNNPGSTQATVARVPRAQYRGVPARAVDRPPPRESPPR